The following are encoded together in the Campylobacter devanensis genome:
- a CDS encoding DEAD/DEAH box helicase family protein codes for MSKTIYDEKRQYQADIIKEFAKNGVVERNAKYYDKNLAMDKEILLEFLKSTQEKELNSLGLKGDEIISKINDYIIKNGILECLKNGVMINNTNLELVYNKESSGFNADLAQKYEKNKITIIQEVNADNENKERVDLVVFVNGVAFACMELKSNYSGQDYKDAIKQYKEDRNPQNRLFDNRLGAIVFFALDLYECYMTTKLEKSKTKFLAFNKGKGSGSETGAGNDEIEGKISNVWYLWEEVLVKDNIIDLIKNFIFDDKGVMIFPRYHQMDLVHKVKSDILKNSEYKNYLIQHSAGSGKTKSIAWLAYMLASLYKDGSVRYESVIIVTDRIVVDRQLQNEINKIKHQEGFIKALGDENSSKDLKDAIKNSVKIIISTIQKFSYIKDELKNFNTKCAVIIDEAHSSTSGSNMEALIDTLSAEFGAKNKPKNISLFGFTATPKKSTLQIFGKEIDGMFAPFHLYSMKQAIEEGYILNVLDNYTTYNTLYNIVLNSSDKEVEQNQAKRKIRDIIKHNTDIIKSRVAVIAEHFANIGSDMLGSKAKAMVVCEDIESVIRYYQAFCEYCVGRYDFKPLIAFSGQKEVDEVEYSESGINGISEASLPSEFNKDERRVLFVANKYQTGFDQNKLCIMYVIKALSGITAVQTLSRLNRICPEFPHKTTFVLDFVNKFDDIMASFAPYYTQTMLKDGIDMADLLDINAKIDGYNILMPLEEKIVADAIANIDDNTQTMIRPYFTKAITQINNLDDKHKVEFKGLLTNYKKIFLHLKIIFGDISSDKLNNRYTFIEILLKQLTNENRSSENIDIDIGVINVQVLKNQTHTKESIKPDPVMEMSPFGSMKIDSSKLEKLSIIVKKINDNLSLNMEENSQIQAIINISEKLLNSTKLQSGAKNNNKDDFTKLYNDELNDILTDNYNDAQFGALYGQLLNNQTYIDEIFIPFRDNIYDILEKR; via the coding sequence ATGAGCAAAACTATATATGATGAAAAAAGACAATATCAAGCTGATATAATAAAAGAATTTGCTAAAAATGGAGTTGTAGAGCGAAACGCAAAGTACTATGATAAAAATTTAGCAATGGATAAAGAGATATTACTAGAGTTTTTAAAATCCACTCAAGAAAAGGAGCTTAATTCGCTTGGGCTAAAGGGTGATGAGATAATCTCTAAAATCAATGACTATATAATCAAAAATGGAATTCTAGAGTGCTTAAAAAATGGCGTAATGATAAATAATACAAACTTAGAGCTAGTTTATAACAAAGAAAGCTCTGGTTTTAATGCTGATTTAGCCCAGAAATATGAAAAAAATAAAATCACAATAATACAAGAAGTAAATGCCGATAATGAGAATAAAGAGCGTGTGGATTTAGTGGTTTTTGTCAATGGTGTGGCGTTTGCTTGTATGGAACTTAAAAGCAATTATTCAGGGCAGGATTATAAAGATGCTATAAAGCAGTATAAAGAGGATAGAAACCCGCAAAATAGGCTATTTGATAATAGGCTTGGTGCGATTGTGTTTTTTGCTTTGGATCTGTATGAGTGCTATATGACTACAAAGCTAGAAAAATCCAAAACTAAATTTCTAGCCTTTAATAAAGGCAAAGGAAGTGGCAGTGAGACAGGGGCTGGAAATGATGAAATAGAAGGCAAAATAAGCAATGTATGGTATCTATGGGAAGAGGTGTTAGTAAAGGATAATATAATTGATTTGATTAAAAATTTTATATTTGATGATAAGGGAGTTATGATTTTCCCACGCTATCATCAAATGGATCTAGTACATAAAGTAAAAAGCGATATTTTGAAAAATTCAGAGTATAAAAACTACTTAATCCAGCATAGCGCAGGATCTGGCAAGACTAAAAGCATAGCTTGGCTGGCATATATGCTAGCATCTTTGTATAAAGATGGCTCTGTAAGATATGAAAGCGTGATAATCGTAACCGATAGAATAGTAGTAGATAGACAACTGCAAAATGAGATAAACAAGATCAAGCATCAAGAAGGATTTATAAAAGCTCTTGGCGATGAAAATAGCTCAAAAGATCTAAAAGATGCTATAAAAAATAGTGTAAAAATTATAATTTCTACAATACAAAAATTCTCTTATATCAAAGATGAATTAAAAAATTTTAACACCAAATGTGCTGTGATAATAGATGAAGCGCACTCTAGCACCAGCGGGTCTAATATGGAAGCTTTGATAGATACTCTTAGTGCTGAATTTGGCGCAAAGAATAAACCTAAAAATATAAGCCTTTTTGGCTTTACAGCTACACCAAAGAAAAGTACTTTACAAATATTTGGTAAAGAGATAGATGGCATGTTTGCGCCTTTTCATCTATACTCTATGAAACAAGCGATAGAAGAAGGATATATCCTAAATGTACTTGATAACTATACAACATATAACACTCTTTATAATATAGTATTAAATAGCAGCGATAAAGAGGTAGAACAAAACCAAGCAAAACGCAAAATAAGAGATATAATCAAACATAATACCGATATCATAAAAAGCCGTGTAGCTGTGATAGCTGAGCATTTTGCTAATATCGGTAGCGATATGCTAGGCAGTAAAGCTAAAGCTATGGTAGTGTGCGAGGATATAGAAAGCGTGATAAGATATTATCAAGCTTTTTGCGAGTATTGCGTGGGGAGATATGATTTTAAACCTTTAATAGCTTTTAGCGGTCAAAAAGAGGTTGATGAAGTGGAGTATAGCGAAAGTGGGATAAATGGCATAAGCGAAGCATCTTTGCCTAGTGAATTTAATAAAGATGAGCGAAGGGTGCTTTTTGTCGCAAATAAATACCAAACAGGATTTGACCAAAATAAGCTTTGTATAATGTATGTCATCAAAGCCCTTAGCGGAATAACCGCCGTCCAAACACTATCAAGGCTAAATAGAATTTGCCCAGAATTTCCGCATAAAACTACTTTTGTGCTTGATTTTGTAAATAAATTTGATGATATTATGGCGAGTTTTGCGCCCTATTATACGCAAACTATGCTAAAAGATGGCATTGATATGGCTGATTTACTTGATATCAACGCAAAAATAGATGGATATAATATCTTAATGCCACTTGAAGAAAAGATAGTAGCAGATGCTATTGCTAATATAGATGATAATACTCAAACGATGATAAGGCCATATTTCACAAAAGCAATAACACAGATAAATAATTTAGATGATAAGCATAAAGTAGAGTTCAAAGGGTTGCTTACAAACTACAAAAAGATCTTTTTACACTTAAAAATCATTTTTGGTGATATTTCTAGCGATAAGCTAAATAATAGATATACTTTTATAGAAATTTTGCTCAAACAGCTTACAAATGAAAATAGAAGTAGCGAAAATATAGATATAGATATAGGCGTGATAAATGTTCAAGTACTAAAAAACCAAACACACACAAAAGAGAGTATAAAACCAGATCCGGTGATGGAGATGAGCCCCTTTGGCTCAATGAAGATTGATTCTAGCAAGCTAGAAAAGCTATCAATAATTGTAAAAAAAATCAATGATAATCTTAGTCTAAATATGGAAGAAAACTCGCAAATTCAAGCTATTATAAATATCTCTGAGAAACTACTAAATAGCACCAAGCTACAAAGCGGAGCAAAAAATAATAATAAAGATGATTTTACAAAACTTTATAATGATGAATTAAATGATATTTTAACAGATAATTATAATGATGCGCAATTTGGTGCTTTATACGGCCAACTATTGAATAATCAAACCTATATAGATGAAATTTTCATACCATTTAGAGATAATATTTATGATATTTTAGAAAAAAGATAG
- the putP gene encoding sodium/proline symporter PutP, with protein MDFTTYLAIGLYFAVLLVIGRLAYNKKSNLNEYLLDNRSLGPFMTALSAGASDMSGWMLLGLPGALYLSGICNAWIAIGLSIGAWANYKYLASRLRVYTEISGDSITIPDYLENRFKDKTKVLRIISGIFILVFYTLYVSSGIIAGGKTFESFFGLDFTLGAAVTLFIVVFYTFFGGFKAVCLTDAFQGILMFLVLVCIPLLAYFSIDIPEGSSFFALLNEYSHAANYDHLNIFAGQTFLGILGLLAWGFGYFGQPHIIVRFMAIRDAKELSSARRIGISWMVIGLVGAMASGLIGFVYFSQNGNPLSDPETVFLKLGDTLFHPFIVGVIISAVLAAIMSTISSQLLVSASSVTRDFIFAFYKHDVSDRTQVLTGRISVIIVAVIATIIGFNSSDTVLGVVGNAWAGFGASFGPVLLFSLYSRHMSALSALAGIIIGGVTVLLWILFGLSSIVYELLPAFLLSSLVIWLVNRYNNMLERMSQEPNSSVIDDEFNKMRDKQSQL; from the coding sequence TTGGATTTTACTACCTATTTAGCTATTGGGCTATATTTTGCGGTGCTTTTGGTGATTGGTCGCCTAGCTTATAATAAAAAGTCAAATTTAAATGAGTACTTGCTAGATAATCGCTCTTTAGGGCCATTTATGACCGCATTAAGTGCTGGTGCTAGCGATATGAGTGGTTGGATGCTTCTTGGATTGCCTGGAGCGTTGTATCTAAGTGGAATTTGTAATGCATGGATTGCTATAGGACTTAGCATTGGTGCGTGGGCGAATTATAAGTATTTAGCCAGTAGGCTTAGGGTATATACTGAAATTTCTGGCGATAGCATTACTATTCCTGATTATTTAGAAAATAGATTTAAGGATAAAACAAAAGTCTTACGCATAATTTCAGGAATTTTTATTTTGGTATTCTACACACTTTATGTAAGTAGTGGTATCATCGCAGGAGGCAAGACATTTGAGAGCTTTTTTGGTTTAGATTTTACTCTTGGTGCCGCAGTAACTCTATTTATAGTGGTATTTTATACATTTTTTGGCGGATTTAAGGCTGTGTGTCTAACTGATGCATTCCAAGGTATTTTAATGTTTTTAGTGTTGGTCTGTATCCCATTATTAGCATATTTTAGTATTGATATTCCAGAAGGCTCAAGCTTTTTTGCGCTTTTAAATGAGTATAGTCACGCAGCAAATTATGACCATTTAAATATCTTTGCCGGACAGACATTTTTAGGTATTTTAGGGCTTTTGGCTTGGGGATTTGGTTATTTTGGTCAGCCGCATATTATTGTGCGGTTTATGGCTATTAGAGATGCTAAAGAGCTTAGCTCGGCTAGACGCATTGGAATTTCATGGATGGTTATTGGCTTAGTTGGTGCAATGGCTAGTGGGCTTATTGGTTTTGTATATTTTTCGCAAAATGGCAATCCTTTATCCGATCCAGAGACTGTATTTTTAAAGCTTGGTGACACTTTATTTCACCCATTTATTGTAGGTGTGATTATTTCAGCAGTTTTAGCAGCCATTATGAGTACTATATCATCTCAGCTTTTAGTTAGCGCTAGTTCTGTTACTAGGGATTTTATCTTTGCTTTTTATAAACATGATGTAAGCGATAGAACTCAGGTATTGACGGGGCGAATTTCGGTTATAATTGTAGCTGTGATTGCTACAATTATTGGATTTAATTCTAGCGATACAGTACTTGGAGTTGTGGGTAATGCATGGGCTGGATTTGGTGCGAGCTTCGGACCTGTTTTATTATTTAGTCTATATTCACGTCATATGAGCGCCTTATCTGCGCTTGCTGGAATTATAATCGGTGGTGTAACGGTACTTTTATGGATATTATTTGGTCTTTCAAGTATAGTTTATGAATTATTGCCTGCATTCTTGCTATCATCTCTTGTAATCTGGCTGGTAAATCGCTATAACAATATGTTAGAAAGAATGTCGCAAGAGCCAAATTCATCTGTTATCGATGATGAATTTAATAAAATGAGAGATAAACAAAGTCAGCTTTAA
- the mrdA gene encoding penicillin-binding protein 2 has product MRLTIVYGIIVLVWIILLTRIYYLSIKSNEYYEQIAEKNAIKTEDIAPVRGQILDKNGQPLAVNKLGFEISIKPHLRRNLKVLDDEINFIISVFPDLNATKLKREYIKNDSPYSQDFVNVVNFLDYDRVLPHFARLNLRENTSVNPVSIRHYPLGELASHVIGYVGRANLKDIEANPLSKLTNYTGRSGIERYYNEILQGVEGQRTTKVTALNKVVEEIGYIKPSSTDISLTIDLELQKYLYQAFDRPAGAVVVMDGIDGSILAAASLPEYDLNQFVTGISQSDWNEMMNNPDHPFTNKLINALYPPGSVVKMAMGMAFFESGKYAPTSRILCDPYLELGDRKFRNWKNYGSEMMTIVEALRDSCDTYFYRGAYNVGIDIMAPVLRRYGFGVKTGVDLPNEYIGIVPDAQWKKMRLNQPWYQGDTINTSIGQGSFLATPMQVARDTAIFAMGHDVTPHFIGSINGVPQEWHARDILSQKEKSALKYIREGMHAVANIPGGTGFRVLSPSKVTIAAKSGTAQVVGISQEDKVRIKEVDMEYYERSHAWMTGYAPYENPRYIVTVLVEHGASGGGAAGPILARIFDKLADMGYIDEKYLKKKNSK; this is encoded by the coding sequence ATGAGGCTAACTATTGTATATGGAATTATCGTTCTTGTATGGATTATTTTGCTTACTCGTATCTATTATTTAAGTATTAAATCAAATGAGTATTATGAGCAGATTGCCGAAAAAAATGCAATAAAAACTGAAGATATTGCTCCGGTTCGTGGTCAAATTTTAGATAAAAATGGCCAGCCTTTAGCAGTAAATAAATTAGGATTTGAGATCTCTATTAAGCCACATTTAAGACGAAATTTAAAAGTATTAGATGATGAGATAAACTTTATAATCTCAGTGTTTCCAGATTTAAATGCTACAAAGCTAAAAAGAGAGTATATCAAAAACGACTCTCCCTATTCACAAGATTTTGTAAATGTTGTAAATTTTTTAGATTATGATAGAGTTTTACCACATTTTGCTAGGCTAAATTTGCGTGAAAATACCTCGGTAAATCCAGTTTCTATCCGTCATTATCCATTAGGTGAGTTAGCTAGCCATGTTATTGGATATGTTGGTAGGGCAAATTTAAAAGATATAGAGGCAAATCCGCTTTCAAAACTGACTAACTATACAGGTCGTAGTGGAATTGAGCGCTATTATAATGAAATTTTACAAGGAGTAGAAGGTCAAAGAACTACCAAGGTTACTGCACTAAATAAGGTTGTAGAAGAGATTGGTTATATTAAGCCAAGCAGTACTGATATATCTTTAACTATTGATTTGGAATTACAAAAGTACTTATATCAAGCTTTTGATCGTCCAGCTGGTGCGGTAGTAGTTATGGATGGAATTGATGGATCTATTTTAGCAGCAGCAAGCTTGCCAGAGTATGATTTGAATCAATTTGTAACTGGTATTAGTCAAAGCGATTGGAATGAGATGATGAATAATCCAGATCATCCATTTACTAATAAATTAATAAATGCCCTATATCCACCTGGAAGTGTTGTAAAGATGGCGATGGGTATGGCATTTTTTGAGAGTGGAAAATATGCGCCAACATCACGGATACTTTGTGATCCATATCTTGAGCTAGGTGATAGAAAATTTAGAAATTGGAAAAATTATGGCTCTGAGATGATGACTATAGTCGAGGCTTTGCGTGATAGCTGTGATACATATTTTTATCGTGGAGCATATAATGTAGGAATTGATATTATGGCGCCAGTTCTTAGACGCTATGGCTTTGGAGTTAAAACTGGAGTTGATTTGCCAAATGAGTATATAGGAATTGTTCCAGATGCTCAGTGGAAAAAGATGAGATTAAATCAGCCATGGTATCAAGGTGATACTATTAATACTAGTATAGGTCAGGGTAGCTTCTTAGCAACTCCTATGCAAGTAGCTAGAGATACGGCAATTTTTGCAATGGGGCATGATGTTACACCGCATTTTATTGGTAGTATCAATGGAGTGCCTCAAGAGTGGCATGCTAGAGATATTTTAAGCCAAAAAGAAAAATCAGCTCTAAAATATATAAGGGAAGGAATGCATGCAGTAGCTAATATTCCAGGCGGTACAGGATTTAGAGTATTAAGCCCATCAAAGGTTACCATAGCGGCTAAATCAGGTACTGCTCAAGTAGTAGGAATTAGTCAAGAAGATAAGGTGCGCATAAAAGAGGTTGATATGGAATACTATGAGCGCTCACATGCATGGATGACAGGATATGCTCCATACGAGAATCCTAGATATATAGTAACTGTATTAGTAGAGCATGGTGCAAGCGGTGGAGGTGCGGCTGGACCGATACTTGCTAGAATTTTTGACAAGCTTGCAGATATGGGTTATATAGATGAAAAATATTTAAAGAAAAAAAACAGTAAATAA
- a CDS encoding N-acetyltransferase: protein MIEYKKARLKDIASMQILVRPEIENGVILPRSDDEIATNIRSYTLAFDDDRLIGYSALHIHAANLAEVRSLIVDGSYRGKGVGSGLVNALLAQARELEIAQVFTLTYRSEFFKNLGFEEISKEKLPAQKIWADCIKCKHFPVCNEIALIHNL, encoded by the coding sequence ATGATAGAGTATAAAAAAGCAAGATTAAAAGATATAGCTAGTATGCAGATTTTGGTTCGTCCTGAGATTGAAAATGGGGTGATTTTGCCTAGAAGTGATGATGAGATAGCTACTAATATTCGCTCATATACATTGGCTTTTGATGATGATAGGCTCATTGGATATAGCGCTCTTCATATTCACGCAGCAAATTTAGCTGAGGTTAGAAGCTTGATAGTTGATGGATCCTATAGAGGCAAAGGCGTAGGTAGTGGACTAGTAAATGCCTTATTAGCTCAGGCTAGAGAGCTTGAGATTGCTCAAGTTTTTACTCTTACTTATAGAAGTGAATTTTTTAAAAACTTAGGGTTTGAAGAAATTTCTAAAGAGAAGCTTCCAGCGCAAAAAATTTGGGCCGATTGCATAAAATGCAAACACTTTCCAGTATGCAACGAAATAGCACTAATTCACAATCTCTAA
- the yihA gene encoding ribosome biogenesis GTP-binding protein YihA/YsxC: MRIVSAKFLLSAQGVDDSPEFGISEVAFLGRSNVGKSSIINALTNHHGLAKSSSTPGKTQLINYFEVIVDNGEDKVPLIFVDLPGFGYAKVSKSMHNAWQKNLDKYLRERISIKAFIHLIDSRHAGLQKDENLGLYLNEFVRPDQNVLNIYTKSDKLNQSQKSAVLKIDPAAILVSSSKKTGIDKTTKAIYNAVFGVK, translated from the coding sequence ATGAGAATCGTAAGTGCTAAGTTTTTACTCTCAGCTCAAGGAGTTGATGATTCTCCTGAGTTTGGTATAAGTGAAGTGGCGTTTTTAGGGCGTAGTAATGTTGGTAAAAGCTCTATTATTAATGCACTAACTAATCACCATGGATTGGCTAAATCTAGCTCTACACCAGGTAAAACTCAGCTAATTAACTATTTTGAGGTTATAGTCGATAATGGCGAGGATAAGGTTCCATTGATTTTTGTGGATTTACCTGGGTTTGGTTACGCTAAAGTTAGTAAAAGTATGCATAATGCATGGCAAAAAAATCTAGATAAATATTTGCGTGAACGCATTAGTATAAAGGCTTTTATCCATTTGATAGATTCTAGACATGCGGGGCTGCAAAAAGATGAAAATCTTGGTTTGTATCTAAATGAATTTGTCCGACCTGACCAGAATGTATTAAATATTTACACAAAATCAGATAAACTAAATCAGAGTCAAAAGTCAGCTGTTTTAAAGATTGATCCAGCTGCGATTTTGGTCTCAAGTAGTAAAAAAACCGGTATAGATAAAACGACAAAAGCGATATATAATGCAGTATTTGGTGTAAAATGA
- a CDS encoding LptA/OstA family protein — protein MVLQIVKSFIVVAFFYGVVSANQVEVSADSFYADEKVGLGELVGNVLIKKGKSDTLTANRVKIYFDKNRKPQKYEAISDAKFSILLDGKKYNGSGDLLTYEPKGQIYTLKGSAFLHEVDSDKKIFGDEIIVDQLKGVYSVKSKDKKPVKFIFQVEDK, from the coding sequence TTGGTTTTACAAATAGTTAAATCTTTTATAGTTGTTGCATTCTTTTATGGTGTAGTAAGTGCAAATCAGGTCGAAGTAAGTGCTGATAGCTTCTATGCTGATGAGAAAGTAGGACTTGGAGAACTTGTAGGTAATGTATTAATTAAAAAAGGTAAAAGCGATACATTAACTGCAAATCGTGTTAAAATTTACTTTGATAAAAATCGAAAACCGCAAAAATATGAGGCAATAAGTGATGCCAAATTTAGTATTTTACTAGATGGTAAAAAGTATAATGGTAGTGGCGATTTACTAACCTATGAGCCAAAAGGGCAAATTTACACCTTAAAAGGTAGTGCATTTTTGCATGAAGTTGATAGTGATAAGAAAATTTTTGGTGATGAAATTATAGTAGATCAGTTAAAAGGTGTTTATAGTGTCAAAAGCAAGGATAAAAAGCCAGTTAAATTTATATTTCAGGTAGAAGATAAATGA
- a CDS encoding LptA/OstA family protein, which produces MAIKIFYFVVALFSMSVVALMLQNPYEASLQSNSIKVANMQADGVISYEINATNTYAKFTSKSVIAYDDYNEFIQPNVTFIQKDRHNITSNEAIYKDNNITFFGDVRYLNLDTNLRYNSSEIQYLMMEKTLLSSVPFELLQNSDKIVGKSVIYALDSNHIVAKGVKGWFYK; this is translated from the coding sequence TTGGCTATAAAAATTTTTTATTTTGTTGTGGCTCTTTTTAGTATGAGCGTAGTGGCGTTAATGTTACAAAACCCATATGAAGCTAGCCTGCAAAGTAACAGTATAAAGGTAGCAAATATGCAAGCAGATGGAGTAATAAGCTATGAGATAAATGCTACAAATACATATGCTAAATTTACATCTAAAAGTGTTATAGCCTATGATGATTATAATGAATTTATTCAGCCAAATGTTACCTTTATCCAAAAAGATAGACACAACATCACCTCAAATGAGGCTATTTATAAAGATAATAATATAACATTTTTTGGCGATGTGAGATATCTAAATTTAGATACCAATTTGCGATACAACTCTAGTGAAATTCAGTATCTAATGATGGAGAAAACATTATTAAGCAGTGTCCCATTTGAATTATTGCAAAATAGTGATAAAATAGTAGGAAAAAGCGTGATATATGCACTTGATAGTAATCATATCGTTGCAAAAGGAGTTAAAGGTTGGTTTTACAAATAG
- a CDS encoding KdsC family phosphatase: MIEIIFLDVDGCMSDGGLYKTNLSDEFKRFDVKDGFAIQQWNRMGKISAIITGKSSQIVADRAKELEIKYCFQGVSDKLAKAKEILELEGLSLENAAAIGDDLNDMKLLKNVAISFAPNDAFEALTPDIKLSKNGGYGAVREMIEIIIDRENLRDEWIGRWL; the protein is encoded by the coding sequence ATGATAGAGATAATATTTTTAGATGTTGATGGATGTATGAGTGATGGTGGTCTTTACAAGACTAATTTATCTGATGAATTTAAAAGATTTGATGTAAAAGATGGATTTGCCATACAACAGTGGAATCGTATGGGTAAAATTTCGGCCATAATTACAGGTAAAAGCTCTCAAATCGTAGCTGATAGAGCCAAAGAGCTAGAGATTAAGTATTGTTTTCAAGGTGTAAGCGATAAACTTGCTAAGGCTAAGGAGATTTTAGAATTAGAAGGACTAAGTTTAGAAAATGCAGCTGCTATTGGCGATGATTTAAATGATATGAAATTGTTAAAAAATGTAGCTATTAGTTTTGCACCAAATGATGCTTTTGAAGCGCTTACTCCAGATATAAAATTAAGTAAAAATGGCGGTTATGGTGCAGTTAGAGAGATGATAGAAATTATCATTGATAGAGAAAATTTACGTGATGAGTGGATTGGGCGTTGGCTATAA
- the hisB gene encoding imidazoleglycerol-phosphate dehydratase HisB has translation MIKKQRKTKETDISLELEIYGSGNGDIDTGIGFFDHMLTAFAKHSLMDIKLYCKGDLHIDDHHSVEDCGIVLGQAIKEALYPLGSVERYGNAVVVMDEAAVECALDLSNRPFLVYESQMNPKIGNFDSELVEEFFRALAMNSSITLHIIKQRGTNSHHIAEATFKAFAVAFRRAVAKNDKIGIPSTKGVL, from the coding sequence ATGATAAAAAAACAAAGAAAAACAAAAGAGACTGATATTAGTTTAGAGCTTGAAATTTATGGAAGCGGTAATGGCGATATAGATACTGGTATTGGATTTTTTGATCATATGTTAACTGCATTTGCAAAGCACTCTTTAATGGATATTAAGCTTTATTGCAAAGGAGATTTACATATAGATGATCACCATAGCGTAGAAGATTGCGGTATCGTACTAGGTCAAGCTATCAAGGAAGCTCTATATCCGCTTGGTAGCGTGGAGAGATACGGCAATGCAGTTGTAGTTATGGATGAGGCTGCTGTGGAGTGTGCTTTGGATCTATCTAATAGACCTTTTTTGGTCTATGAATCGCAGATGAATCCAAAGATTGGGAACTTTGATAGTGAGCTTGTAGAGGAGTTTTTTAGAGCACTTGCAATGAATTCAAGCATTACCTTGCACATAATCAAGCAAAGAGGCACAAACTCTCACCATATAGCAGAAGCTACATTTAAGGCTTTTGCTGTGGCATTTCGTAGGGCTGTGGCTAAAAATGATAAGATAGGAATTCCAAGCACCAAAGGCGTATTATGA
- a CDS encoding septal ring lytic transglycosylase RlpA family protein, with the protein MSYLTKLSVIALAGALFSGCSTKSIPHYSGSGYSGGYLGSGYGSNYSGSDFETIPNGGASNQESTMRPYTINGKTYYPTVVEVGDTATGIASWYGPNFHGKKTSNGETYNMHTLTAAHKTLPMNTMVKVTSLKNGKTTTVRINDRGPFVAGRVIDLSKAAALEIAMIADGTVPVKLEVIGFYGQVETPANKTAKTHTYTGGNFMVQIGAFRRLAGANTYKTQYNNTNGIYKTTVREYSLNGEPIYRVFLTGFRSEAEARDFISSGQFKGAFIARD; encoded by the coding sequence TTGTCATACCTCACTAAATTATCAGTCATAGCGCTAGCGGGTGCATTATTTAGCGGATGTTCTACAAAGAGTATCCCACACTACTCAGGTTCGGGGTATTCAGGTGGCTATTTAGGCTCAGGATATGGTTCAAACTACTCAGGTTCAGATTTTGAAACTATACCAAATGGTGGTGCTAGCAATCAAGAATCTACAATGAGACCATATACAATAAATGGTAAAACATATTACCCAACAGTAGTAGAAGTAGGTGATACAGCTACAGGTATTGCTAGCTGGTATGGACCAAATTTTCATGGCAAAAAAACAAGTAATGGCGAAACATATAATATGCATACTCTAACTGCAGCTCATAAAACCTTGCCAATGAATACAATGGTTAAAGTTACAAGTTTAAAAAATGGCAAAACAACCACAGTAAGAATAAATGACAGAGGACCATTTGTAGCTGGTAGGGTTATTGATTTATCTAAAGCCGCAGCTTTAGAAATTGCTATGATTGCTGATGGAACAGTTCCAGTAAAGCTTGAAGTTATAGGATTTTACGGACAGGTTGAGACTCCGGCTAATAAAACGGCTAAAACCCACACATATACAGGCGGTAATTTTATGGTGCAAATTGGTGCATTTAGACGCCTTGCTGGAGCAAATACCTATAAAACTCAATATAATAATACAAACGGAATTTATAAAACAACAGTTCGTGAGTATAGTTTAAATGGTGAGCCAATTTATAGGGTATTTTTAACAGGATTTAGAAGCGAAGCTGAAGCTCGTGATTTCATATCTAGTGGTCAGTTTAAAGGTGCGTTTATAGCTAGAGATTAG